From Lujinxingia vulgaris:
CGGCGTCGGGCTGCGGGCCGGCGTCGGCGACGTCGGTGCCGCTGTCGCCCTGCCCCGCGTCATGCTCACCGGTATCGGGTTGACCCGCGTCGGGCTCACCGGCGTCGACTTCGGGCTCTTCGACGCCGCGGCGCGTCAGCCGCAACGCGTCGGCCACGAACTGCAGGCGATCCGCGAAGGCCTCGCCGCTGTTATCATAGATCTCGAGGCGTTCGCCGCTCTCCCCGCTCAAGCGAAACGTGCCGAGCGAGGTCCACCCGCTGGCCGCGCCCTGGTCGACGCGAAGATCGTGCTGCTGACCATCGGCAAAGAGGCTGTAGCGCGCACGCGCGCTGCTGGCGATGCTGTCCTCAATGTAGACCTCCAGCTCGTAGTCGCCGGGCTCTTCCACGTGCAGGCTCCAGCGGGCGTAGCCATCGGGGTCAGGGGCCTCCCAGGCGTAGGTCCAGTTGAGGCTTCCGCCGTGGCCGACGTTTTCGGTGCGCCAGGTGCCGACGTTGCCCAGAAGTTGAAAACAGGCGTCGTCGTTGTCGATCAGCCCGCCCTCGGCGCCAATGAGGCCGCAGGGCTCGGCGGGCTGCCCGATCAGATCCTGGTAAGAGGTCACCAGCGACATGTAGGTGGGGATGTACACCTGACCATGTGGGCTGACGTTGCGGCGGATGTCGTAGTGCAGGTGGATGGTGGTGGGCGTGCCGCCAAAGGCGTTGGAGACCAGCCCCAGCCGGTCGCCGGCGGCCACGGTATCGCCCACGGAGACGGCGAGTGTGCCCGGGTCCATGTGCAGGTAGCGGTGCTGGGTGCCGTCGGCGGTCATCAGGTTGACCGAGTAGGTGCCGATGTTGGTGATGGTGCCGGCCTCGGCGGCGACGGTCCAGTGGGTCTTGTTGTCGCAGGTGGCCGCGCGAATGTCCTGGCCCTGGTGGCCCTGCCCGCCGGGGCAGAGGGGCATGTCCCAGGTTCGGGTCTCGCAATAGTTATCCCACCAGGGGTAGCTGTAGTTGCCCGAGTCGCACTGGCCGCCGCCGGGGCCGTTCATGCCCCCGTGCCCCCAGACCTGGGAGTTGGGGTAGGCCGGAGCCTGCTCGATGGGGAAACGCATCCCGGGCACATAGACCGTGTAGTCGACGCGCCCGGTGCCGCTGCCGGCGACGAGCTGGCCGGGGGGCTGGTAGGTGAACTCTTCGGCCTGGGCGGGCGCCGCGAGCAGGAGGGCGCCCAGGGCGAAGACCGCGCCAGATGCGAACTTCTCGAAGGTTTTCAACGTCGTCGTCTTCATCGCGTGGCCTCCGCGCTCAGCACCTTCAGCCCTTCGACCAGCTCCCAGGCGAACGCATCTTCGGCGCAGCGCGGGTTGGTGTGCGGGTTTTGGCAGTCGATATCCAGCGCATAGGCCACGCCGAAGCTCTGAAAGCTCACCGTGACGATGGCGTGGGTGCGACTTAAGACGGGGCGACCGGCCTGCGCGTCGGGTTTTTCTTTGGCGCCGCTCCCCGGGAGGCTGTGCTGCGCGTTGGTGCCGTGGATCACAACCCCGAAGTCCTCGCCGCGCATCGAGGCGCCGTACCAGGTGGGGCCGGTGGTCAGCTGCAGGGTGCCCAAAAGGGCATCATCGTCGGGCAAGAGCACCGGGACCGGCGACGCCTCGGCGAGCTTCAGCGCGTCGTCGGAGACGCGGTTCGGGGAGAGGCGTTCGGCCTGGTCTGCGGCCTCCCAGTCGGGCTCGATGATTTTGACTGACGCGGCGGCGGCATCATCGCCGCTCGGAGCGGAGCGCTCCAACGTCACCAGGGGTTGGGAGGCTGAGCGTTGCGCGTCGGCGGGAGGCTCGGGCTCAGCGCAGGCCACGCTCATGGCGAGGGCGCTGAGTACGCCGAGCGAGGCGCATCGCAGGCAAAAGCGGCGAGTGGGGGTAGCAACATCCATACAAACTCCCGGGTGGGGTGCCGGCGGGGTATTTAGCGGGGTGGAGCAGCGAGGTCGGCCGGAGCGTTTTAATACAAAGCAGCGCCAGAGGTGTATCGGAGTGGTGGGTGCAACACCTCACATACCATCAACCTGGGAGCTTTAGCAGATTTCTTAAAGATCCAAATTTAGCAGGGCACCTTTTATCTCAGATTCCAGAGAGCTTGATGCGCTTCTCGCCAAAGGTGGCGAACATCTCAATATCCCCCCCCAGGGCCTCCACATATCGTCGAAGAGTCGAGAGCAAGAAATCGTCTCGGTTCTCAATATGAGACACCTGCGCCTGCGCCATCTCCAGGCGGTCTGCCAACTCCTGCTGTGTCAGCCCTATCTCTTTGCGGAGTGCTTTGAGGTTCAACTCCATGACGGCCGCAAGGGCCTCTTGACGAATCTCCTTGAGTTCGTCGTCGGTGAAGTGCTCACGGTCGAGTTCTTCCAAAGTGCGGATCATGGCGTCTCCTGTTGAAAATCCTCCCAGATCTTCTCTGCGAGGGAGATGAGTTGCTCGTAGAAGCGTTTGCTTCCGGCCTTTGTTGCCCCGATGAGCAAAAGGGCGTTTCGCGTGGGATCAAACCCGTAGACCACGCGAATCTGCGTACCTTTGGCCTTGACGCGTAACTCGCGAAGAGGGTGCGAGGTGTTCTTCAACGATGAAGAATAAGGAAAGGGCAATGTGACCCCCATCTGCTCCAACATCCCGACGACGCGACGGACAGCCTTTTTCTCGGTGGCGTCCAGGCTACCAAACCACTCGCTGTACTCATCGGTGACAAGAATCTGGGTCTTCATGCGTCTCCGTGGTTTCAACGTGCCAACAGAAATATAATTCCAGAGTTATATAAAATCAATATTCTATCGAGCAACCTACGCGAACGTTGGTCCTGATGTTCGTCGCGCAAGGTGAGTGGTGCCAGATCCGACGCTGACGTGGCCCATCGGACGGCCCTCCTCCTTGCCAGATCGGGCTTAAAACTCCTCGCCCAACGCGACACGCGCTCTGCGACCGCCGTCAGCGAGTATGGGGCAGCGGTAGCCAGCCTTGACGAGCCTCAGTCGGGATTCATCGGGGATCACGTAGGTGGCATAGTCGGCATAAAACTCCAGGGCGTCGACGAGCTCGTGGATCGTGGTGTTGAGGTCATCGGCCAGCTCGTCGTAGGCGCGGCGGGCGGCGTCACGCTCCAGGCGGGCGAGCTCCAGGTGGCCGAGCGGGCCGGGGCGCAGATGTCTCTGGCACATGCGTGTGGCGCCCTCCCCTCGTGGAGCTGTGCTCGTCGTTTATCAATGTCGGCGCCGGGGGTGATCGAGGGGTCAGACTGAGGGTCGAGTCCCAACCCGAGGGGTGGTGGAGGGGTCAGGCTGAGGGTCGAGTCCCAACCCGAGGGGTGGTGGAGGAGTCCGGCTGGGGGTCGAGTCCCAACCCGAGGGGTGATCGAGGGGGCCGGCTGAGGGTCGAGTCCCGACCGGAGGGGTGGATCATGCCCCCGAATGAGGGATAACCCCTCATTCGGGGGTGGTGATCTGGGGTCAGGCCGCGGGTGAGGTGAGGCCCGGGGGGATGAAGGTGGGGTGAGCGCGGAGGTCGGGCCGCAGCAGGCGTCTCATTCCGCGGACTCCAGAGATTTGGTGAGGTTACGGGCGTGGGCCAGCGCCTGGTCGTGGTCGTTGTCGAGGGCCCAGTCGGTGGTGATGACGGCGTAGTAGGCCCAGCGCTCCCGGCAGCGCTCCACCAGGGCGAAGCCCGGCTCTGCGCCCTCTTCGTCAAGAAGATCGCGCAGGCGCTCGAGTGTGCCGGGGGCAAAGGCGCCGACGAAGAAGCTCAGGTCGATGGCCGGGTCGCCCAGGTGGGCTTCTGACCAGTCGATGATGCCGCTGAGCTGGCCGCGCTCATCAAGCAGGAGGTGGCCGGGGTG
This genomic window contains:
- a CDS encoding golvesin C-terminal-like domain-containing protein; this encodes MKTTTLKTFEKFASGAVFALGALLLAAPAQAEEFTYQPPGQLVAGSGTGRVDYTVYVPGMRFPIEQAPAYPNSQVWGHGGMNGPGGGQCDSGNYSYPWWDNYCETRTWDMPLCPGGQGHQGQDIRAATCDNKTHWTVAAEAGTITNIGTYSVNLMTADGTQHRYLHMDPGTLAVSVGDTVAAGDRLGLVSNAFGGTPTTIHLHYDIRRNVSPHGQVYIPTYMSLVTSYQDLIGQPAEPCGLIGAEGGLIDNDDACFQLLGNVGTWRTENVGHGGSLNWTYAWEAPDPDGYARWSLHVEEPGDYELEVYIEDSIASSARARYSLFADGQQHDLRVDQGAASGWTSLGTFRLSGESGERLEIYDNSGEAFADRLQFVADALRLTRRGVEEPEVDAGEPDAGQPDTGEHDAGQGDSGTDVADAGPQPDAGDAPDSGVASEDRMLEENSCVGCSSTDSGGSSALMLLLMAGLLARRRMRRVA
- a CDS encoding helix-turn-helix domain-containing protein, encoding MIRTLEELDREHFTDDELKEIRQEALAAVMELNLKALRKEIGLTQQELADRLEMAQAQVSHIENRDDFLLSTLRRYVEALGGDIEMFATFGEKRIKLSGI
- a CDS encoding type II toxin-antitoxin system RelE/ParE family toxin, producing the protein MKTQILVTDEYSEWFGSLDATEKKAVRRVVGMLEQMGVTLPFPYSSSLKNTSHPLRELRVKAKGTQIRVVYGFDPTRNALLLIGATKAGSKRFYEQLISLAEKIWEDFQQETP